Genomic DNA from Plutella xylostella chromosome 13, ilPluXylo3.1, whole genome shotgun sequence:
AGAAACTACCTAACCTACATCAATTtgttacaaatattatgtcgtccaaaaatatatgttatagCACTGCTTAATTAAAGGTTTAACTGACTAATATAGGTCCTCAACTATGTTATCAAAGTGATCATGTTGAGTGGACGTGTTACCGCGACGGCTCCGCGGAGCAAACTGGCTTCGACTCGGCCCGCGCACGCGATCGATCGCCGAACTGTTTATTTGCAACActatgcaaaaaatatataacaagGGGACCAGTTGACTGTGAACAAagttttataaacattattatttataagtgaACTTATATCGGTATTGATtgatacaaaattttatatttataaactcgCAGGTAACTGGGGGATCTCATCGTAGGAGGTTCGATGATTTCTATATTTggctttataaataaataacttaaataaaaatgataaaacaCTGCACAACGTAAAATACAAATCAGTCATTTTTTCAGtagaaaagttattttaaaatcaaattacaataattcaCGGTTACATAATCATTCAAGTTGAAGGCGATTCATATACCCTTGACCTTCTTGAACTTTGAGCACGATACAGTTGAATGAATTGAATTTATAAAGACACTATTTTAAAGTATCCACATGGTGACAAATATTCGCTGCTTTTCTCACAGAAGAGAAAGTTGTCATCATAAGCATGAAAGcgttcactgctggacgtgGACAAGTTCCAGTAGACCGTAGACATCTTAAGTAGCGCCTCAACGTTCCTCGACTTTCCTCATCTGGTACAGTCGGCATTCGCGGTCTTTACCTAAATGCCACGGATCTTCACTGAATGACTTGCCACTGTAGCccagtgtacctacctaccagtGTATAGGTACCATACATATACACCATACTTAACCGTTATAGATCAATAACCTAATATGCGAACAAAACCGGTTGGTCTTTTTTAGATTCATAGCTTCACAAAGGAAATTGAGAGTTGTTATGTTAGAGACAAATACATGGAGCGAGGAAAATTTAGTTTTGTATCAAGGTAAGGAGAGGACGTGGTGACTCAGGCAGTCGTACCAAACAACTTTTCTCCtttcaattttgaaaattcgcaaaaaagtTGTTTCGGATGAATTGGATGATCCCCGAGTCTGAGTCACACTTTTTCGACTACTACCACTTTTGTAACAGCCTTTATAGTGACAGAGTGAGCGTTAATACGCTTTATTTCAGCCAACATTAACGCATATTATAATTGACTTATGAGGTTTAATACTTTTACCAAAGATTTTCTGTAAAAAATCTAGCGATAACATTGTCATTTATGTAGACATATCTTAGCTAAAGAACTGAAACCTTTTCctgtttgtgtacaaataaataaagaatgcCTTACATTTCTCCACCAAAAACGTATTCTAATTTGTAGTATGAAATTTATATGCAAACATTAATGGTAAGTCGCCGAGATGGTACAAAACAACCTTTTATCAGAGCCACGCACCCTGCAGCCAGGCCTCTTCCGGAAATTTAAGTTGGTTAAGAATGAAATATGTCCGTCGTTACTACGTGGCTTGTTGCTCGCACTCCCGCGTCCATTCACTATAGCCTGGCCCGTGGTGGAACGCACGCGATTGTTCTCTCAATCGAATATAGTTCCTATTCCAGAGCTGCAAGAGAGTGTTGGCTGATCTGCCAGTGTGGCTTACGAGACGCGGCTCCAAGTAAATGATCTGTACAAGCCGCCTCGCTCTCCACCTCTAGTTTCTCATCAGCGCCAGCGGAAATAATTTCAACCGCGACTGAGTTATGACAAAACTCCAACGGACACCGCCGCATCCGAAATGAGAATAGAGTCGAGATATGTCGTTTAATTTATTGTCAACAGTTCTTGTTCCGCTTGTACAATCGATGGCTGCTCTACTATTGTGCGGCGGGGGAAGTAATGCATATTTGGTACGTGGATGTGCTTAGCGAGATATATGGCGAGGTGGATACGCGAGCAGAAATATACTGCTGGTGGGTGGTGCAGgaagtatttaattaaatctgtCGGGGCTCGCATTACTCGTCGCTAATCGCAGGTAAGCTTCGGCTACTGGCTCACACCGCTAAATATAACGATAAATTTGCACCTATTTACGCATAGTGCAAAGTGAAAGTTTTTAccttgaatttatttttttatgaaacttgTGTGCGATGCCGATGGTATAATTTTCAGACTCATTATTTCCATATTTGAATACATTGCCGCATTCTATCAGATAATCAGATATAATGCGAAACCGCTTGAGTGCCTGAGTGCCTGAAAATCaaaaatctatgcatctgtGGCTTGTGGCTATTTGACATCCTTATGTCattatttatatcaatatattaagggcccgtacagggtgacgtgccgcgccaattttgggttttcaatgctctttacacagcacacgcagtgacacgcacacatgtaagtttgcacagtgggtcgataaacttttactcgccaactttattgacaattatgttccaagtaggtacattttgggtgattttagggtaagtaagtataattcttacttacactggtaggcaccaggaaagtgtagaaattaataggggtgccactttactctatactcggaacccgattagctttctcaaacaaatgtggtatttacttgtagaaaggtaactaaaagtattaaagtgtagataataagtttcgggcatcctccagccaactgaaccccgacgacaaagcaaagtaaatacatagtgtcgcaaaagggctatactaagccaaaaggggatgactcaaggggtcattctgaacaacttttgttctacgagatttgcaaattcgcgaaaaaaaatattcgttttccatggtaaaaagtcacatgtccaacaaagtttctatgaaaaaggtttttttttgttaatttccaaaactcgtagagcaaaagttcagaatgaccccctgtcttactcctttttacccgactgccgaaggaggagggtaatgttttttgattgtatgtatgtatatatgtatgtttgtctgtttctttgttccctcctgtagcctaaacggcttgatagattttgatgtatgaggtattgttagaagcgtattgatggcgcgatggctataggctatgtgacgttccattaaaatgtacatagcgccctcttgaggacataacgtgatgatcgaaaaaataataattcaactttgccgtgtaaggtatcaaatgaaaggacttgattttcacattacaaaaatatgcatattgaaggtatttaaataacaacaccaaaattattgaaataaaaaatgatcatgaactacctaccgacgtaaaatttcataaaataaaaacaactaaaaagttacaaataaaaaaatacaattataaaaaactaaaaacctgactgtacgctaaaaacatgaaaacgagtcccaatgttaatggaaagtatcgcaggcggggaccaacttgaccgccactcaaggccgttttctaagtaacattcagctaaatggtgaaccctctgctggtataatttgtttatataccgctttttcaatacctgtaagtacattttttggcagcataatatttttacttaattttagggtttcgaacgtcaaaagaaaaaaagcaaccgttataggatctctttgttgttcgtctgtctgactgactgtctgtcaccgccctttttctcagaaacgggtaaagatatcaagcttatatttcgcatagatggggagtaccccaaaaaaaatattatggtactccctgtcccacacaagtaaattggggcttatattttttccagttattttgatgtgtatcctttttttttctttgttgttttgtataagtatgtgtttcttttctttaaatctgtattttttttgttgttgctgtctatgtgtcgaaaaaatgtatctttatcttcaaatcacgccatctatcgtttgttttttttgtggctactgtctatagaagaaattccgtcattgacaattttacgttacgaatttatttttatttattttatttttatttttacattttcgtggagaatcaacagcattttgttaataaataattattacttatgaacacataacaacttgatgccattaacagaatgaacttagtaaacccagtaaacctaacacatccagaggaaaaacaaaatctctttctctctctctgaaaaacatacttaatagcccaaactcgatgcttttagctattaacatctttgaaataaaattgagccaccaccgtgttactgccctcaccagatcctcacgagaccatacctcaaccagcaccaagagactgtatttttgatccctaacctaatgttcgtgcgtattgtcatcacttagatccattcgctatattcctgctcctcatcagacctttacgagactgtaatatcacgagaatattgcacactatctaatttcatttaatgtattgaatatactggaagaattatgcttcctcaatttcaaatcaaattatgttggtgtcataaaagttgaaaaagtgcaatgacaaccaatgtgcagtgattttgtatctgtacacgataagatcgcgagctgtcagtgctgcctaaaccgacgtgacccttctttggaggccagcggccaactgagtcaaacgtcacttgtgtttatgattttataacacagaaagccgccatagatatttgtatgaagatttgagggaaaaaaattgctcaagtttgggattaatttacacaaaataagtgtgtgtttattaaaaaacaaggtatttagcgcctagtccaagcctttaactttataatatgataaaaatcatatgaaaattctttataattacgacacagttgttacaatacgggagtgtgattgactggtttttcttgatattctgaaattaatttacagttatccataatcatttacttaaattcgaatgattcagcacctagctagtctcttcaactacctgtgtgatttttttcaaggctgtagagcatcatttactacataattctatgacaatgccaaccctcgattccctattgcagacccttaatgTCATTGCTTGTCAATCTTTAGCTGAACGTAGTATTTGCTTTTTCTATCTCCTTGGGTTTATTCTTGGTTTCACttggtttatttattgtattcgaatattttttctgataTTTTTAACCCAACATGGAAAgagatttaataaatacatcagAAGTACCCGGAGAAAGAGTAACGAGCACGTATGcagaaatatacttacaacaaGAACATTTTTGTGAAACTAATGTAAAGGGTGAAGAGGTAATAATAGCTGGTGAAAGTTCTCAAATAGATCACGATCTTATGGAGACAAATTCCAACTGGGAGTCACCCAGTGACGCACTTATTACTTTAGTAGATTTGAAGCCTCCATTTACTTCCAAGTTTATTAGAGGGAAAACACACCAaggaattctttcaattggcGATTCAGTTTTACAAGCCGAAAGGGAGAAATGGTTGAATAAACTTAATAAGCTTATTGAAGAAAATAATGCTGTATGTGAATACATACTTCAGCATGAAAAAGAAAAGATTATTGAAAGACTTACAGAAacttacaaaaacatttttaatgaAAAGAGAATGATCATGACAGAACAActtgattatttttatgagaAGAGCTTAGATGACTTAGAAGAACATATTAAATCTGAGTTGAGACATGTTCTCCTTAGTGCCCATTCAAATATGATTAGTGATATGGATATTCAAATAAATGCTAAACTATTggaagaaaagaaaattctGAATAAAATCTTATGGGATCAATATTTTAGTGAGATGCGCAAAAtaattgaatattataaattacttttagATAAAGAGTATTATAGACggaataaatttataaaaaggcTAGTCATTGAAAGAAATAATGCTCTTAATGCTTTTGCAAGACATTATGAAGCTGAAACTCTCACCTCAACAATGTATATTTTAGCAAGCGAACGAAAAAAATGtcgaataaaaacatttttactaAACACTTATGATTCTACAGTCACACAAGAAAATATGGATACAATAAAAAGACAGCAAGAAATTTTAAAAGAACTTAAAGACAAAGATGTACCACTTAGCCAATTAAACAAACAGTGGGAAGAaaaactagaaaaaatattacagctatttttaaagtttatgaGTTTTTGTATGCAGTTACTTCCTGAGCAAACATCGTTTTTGCTGGACCTCAAAACGTTGATGGTATTACAACTAAGTGAACTACAAAAGTTTCCAAACGAAACATCAAACATTCTAGTTAAAGAAGAAGATTTTGAGAATGTGTTTCATTTTGAAAAGCCGTCACATTTGGATCCTGTCTGTGAAGCCCGTCCTTTCATTATTGAGGGTGATTCTTCAGATTCCATAAATGCTCAATATGGAAGTAGAGAAACACTTCCTTCTGATGTTGACTTGCCTTTATTTAGAgtacaaagaaaatttatttatgcaaaatgTGAACATTTTAATGCAGTCAAAGCGTATCTAGAAAAGCAACGATGCAAATGTAGAGATCCTCCTGTTATTGGAACACAGTCTATTGAGACCTTGATTGATGAAGAAGAAAAACCATCAGAAGTGGAGGAAGAAGAGGAACATGAATTACTTGAaccaattattataaatgactTTAGCCGTCTGGATGGATGTCCAGCTATATCATGTAGGGATTGGCAAAACGATTTATCTTTTCCACATTTGAACGCTTATTTAGATTTCACcgacaaaaaatatgaaagagTCAAAGCTATGCTGGGTAATAAACATTCCGATGTTGTTATGCCAGAACTATTAGATGTAAAAGATATAGCATACCAAGAGCTACCTTTTTCCGAAACTGTCGATAAGACTTATAATAAAGCTACTCAATATTCAAGTCAAGAAGACATATCCCCGCCAGCTTGCACTTGTACAAATAATGATGTTGACAACAGATCAGTACGTTCGTCTGAGACACCGGTAGAGTTACCAGAGATGTTTCAACCAGATCATACGGATAAAATTGTTAATGACGCTCTAAAGAAACGTAGACTGTCCTTACTACGATTAATAAAGGAAAACAGCAAAATTGCTAAGATTTTTACTGATATTGAAGAGGATTATGATTATGTGatgtagtttattttatttcattataaattcacatttataaaaatctttgTAAGTTGTTTGTACATCAATTCTTCATATTAGCAAAAAGTGAGGATCTTGTGAtgatattgtatgtatacacataatataatcACAGTTTTTGTTAGCAcgcaatattttgtttattcaaAATGCCTGTATTCTTTGCAAACCATCAAGTAAAGTAATTGTAATGTTGAGCTGCATCGTCCTGATAAAACCGAGATCACACTGCTCAGTTATTAtcgttacaataataattagccGTAATCTTTTGCTGACTTTCTTAAAGAAGCTTTAAACTTTTatgaatgttattttaatacctTAAAACAAACATTCATATTTACTGGATTTTCTCTGTATATCATATAACGATGTGCAACTAATTGTTAATAATGTGTTCGGTGGGGCTAAGCAGGTGCGAAATAGGGCAGGGTGGCACAAATTACTGCCTGTATCTTCGCGGTTTTGCGCTAAACTCTATTCATTTGTTCTCGTTTGTAACATACTGTACGAGTATagtgtatgtatttgtatatgtatatgtttgGGATAACAATGTTTGTGTAAGCAATAAACTCACGTTTgttatctacagggtgttttgTAGAGTGAATGAGAGGGTGTACTATGTCGTAATTTTAAACCACAATGGCatcttttgccattttaagttatatttttctaGACCCTTCGACGAGGTACCAAATATATGCAACATATGGCAGAGTAGCGATCACAGAAAATTGATAGACATTGGCATTAATCATTATGAACTCATACGTGTGTAGATGGCATCCTAACACTGaacaaatataaatgtaaCCACTAAGCTTTACACCCGGCTTGGTCGGAGGATCATCCTTTTTAATGGCGGCTACAACTCGGCTCCTCCAAATTGGTGATCCCTACTACACGAATGAACCATCACGATATCCACCCAGCAAAATGTGGTGATGGTAACTccacaagtattttttcagtggaaaaacatttaattgcTTTTTTTGAGAATAACAGCCACTCCTTATACGAATTAACACGAGTGCCGCCTGAAATACTTTTCCTTCataaaccaaaataaataatatttattaccgCTTTATTAAGCTTTTCTTTTAGAGCGCGTTGATACAATTAATTCTGGCTGCATACTTTGTGAGTTTTGCATATCCTGCGCAATCATATAAATTGCCCTGTTAGCTAAGAATAATGTCAGCGCGGGGCGTAAGGACGTATATTGGGCGTGAAGGTAAATTTACACAGGTCCCTGCAAGTTAAGTTATTAAGCCATCAGGCGTCTCGGAGTGAGTGTAAACTCGAGGAGACAACTTATGACATTCCTACCTAACTGCCTTGTCGCGGGCGTGTACACAGTTACACTGGAAATTAGTGATGTGAACTATTTAAGGGGTTACAGAAACAAAGCGGCCAAATTAATATATGCAAGGACGTGACAAAATATGTAAGTTCATTGTACTCCTGACGTATCATTTTTATCAAGTCATGTCAGGATCTGAAGACAGATCTAGCCACTAGCCTTACGAACTTAGTACAGATTAAACATCAAAACCTTATCGTGTTTCAGTTTTGATTTGTCGTGGAGAGTACATTAGTAAATGATTACCTGAGGTTGAAGATGGCCGCAGCAACTTACAGAATATCAATTATTTGAAGATGAAGAAGATACAATATGCTTTAAATCGGTGCCTTTTTTTCAATCACTGAagtatgtttgtattttaatttaccaaacctgaaacaaaataatgttaatCGCCATtcaatgtttaaaataatacgcaattaattataaatatgaaaataattttaataccgCAGTCTATCACAGCAGCACAGCCCTAGTTCTCAAATAAACCTACGAACCAGACCAACTTCGCTggttaattaaacaaaatctctttcgaGTAACAGTAACGAAGTGTCTGCTTTGCTAAAGTTTTGATCTAATTATACGGATTGATAATGTTTAAGGTGGAGAAGTgtcgggtagccggtagtggttggattgTTAGATAAGGAAGGCTTAGCCCAGGACAGAATAGAGGCTTTTGCGGTATTtgactgatgatgacgatTACCGTAAGTACGATGCaatgttttcattttataagTAATGTAGCGTAGATATGGAATCTACTCTGAAATTACTAATTATGACGTTAAGTTTAAATCCCAacttaatgttaaaaaaaccttGGGTTTTTCGCGATTTCAGAGTTGGTCCTAAAAAGTTACTCCGTAAAAGTTTGACAGGTAAAATTCTTCTGCTAACGGGAAAGCCACTGATAACATTCTACTCTGAATTTTAcattcttattatttaaataaaatataagtgtacaaaaggtggtgTTAATGCTAGCATTTTCTACCATCGAACCTACAGAAGTCACGTACAGGAAAACCAGTAGAAACATACACCCATTACACCCGTTTTAAAACTGTTCACACagaggcgccgccgccgccgccgccagtgTAGTGGTGCCAGTGGCTAGACGGCTCACCTTTGACCATTGAGAAACACTCGAGTGCGTACACACGAGACCGTGTTTTTCTACGTAACCAGAGACAATGCCATAGGTAAACTAGTTTGCCTATTTACTACACAGAATTACATATAACTATGACATAATTTTCTAATTCTTCATGTTGTTCAGTATCGTGTCTTATGTATCTCTAGTTTTCCGTTGAACCACTGTTTACGGAACACCTCTAAATAATTGAAATGAATCCTAAACTCCAACCCGTAGTAAAATAAAGATTACATAGgataatattgatattttacaTATCGACCTAACGTTACCACGTCGTCGTAACTATAGTAACACTATGTTATAGAGATACATAAATTACCGCaattcttattaattatgtacagTGATTGCTTCAATAGTGACGTATTACCGCTATATCTTATCCATTTAATTAATAGATATTCATAGGCACTAGTTTGACTATAGTGCATGAAGTTCGTAGGTACAGTCTGGTACACGGATATCTGACCTCTTGAtcctaacttatattataaatgcgaaagtaactgtgtctgtctgtctgtctgtctgttactctttcacgccaaaactactgaacggatttgaatgaaatttggtatacatacggtctagaccctgggaaagaacataggctactttttatcccggaattcccacgggaaaactttttaaggcgaagcgaagcgcgcgggaacagctagtttaaatATAAGAGTAGTTAGCAGAAACAACCTCGCAAGGATCGTGTTAGAGTGGTAGGTTGCGCTTCTTAGAAAAGTAAACCTAAAttgaattaagtacctatatgagaTGCGGTAAAATATCTCTGAGGCAGACTGTAGCTTCATCATGGCTGTACGAGTTGCGACCGCTAGTATTGGTTTTCATCGTCAAGGCAACATGTCTACCAGGGAAACATAACATCAGTGGACTATACAATGTCGTATAACAAGACAAGTCTTTAGCGAACGTGTCactttaaaataacaagtgATTTACTTCAGAAATATAGTGCACTTTGCTTGACACCTCGCGGAAATCTAGGTggttttttatgaaaatatattgatttattacgTTATGGAACACGAGATTTTCGCTACAAATTTGAGAATTTCTAAGACTTGCAGGACAGTGAAATCGTCTAAGTATGAGAGTGGAACGGCCCATCTggataataaacaatattggGACACAGTGTTCACTGAACTGGATGGGTCGTCACGTACACCGGTGAGTGctagtacaaaatatacgtacctacctaacttaaTATCTTCCGGGATGTTTTTCATAAGGGTACCGTATTCCGAGTGTAAATGCAttgtaatgtaataataataacatattgGGTCGAAATTTTGGTCATCTTTCGTAAATCGCTGTACTTATACTAATTAAGAgggtgtttttaattttaaatcattttgcTGATTTTAGTCACCAGACGATGAAAGTAGGCGGATGGCTGAAGTGCTGCCGAaaaatttgtatgaaaaagtCTGTCGGACATTGAACATCCCTATGAGTCATGGCAGAGACGAAGATGAAGTTAACATATCTTCAGGTGAGAGGACGCACATGTTCATTAAAAATGGAAAACTCTAAGAGAATTCAATTAAAAATGCTTTTTAACATGAAATCAATATGTCGATCTTAATTTAACCAACCCAGAGGTATCATCAACGACTATAGGTTCAAATATTCCTTATTACTTGTTGATACTTGGTTGATACGATAGAAGATCTTATTTTATATGTGTGGTACAGCGATGTATTCGAACTCTACGGTTCAAGAACTTTTATATTCTACATTACGTACGTTAAATTTAGATTAatgtacttactaaattaaattttgaaaccCTTTTTAGTCTGCGAGCCACGACGAAAGAAGAAATCTCCGATGTTGTCATACAGGAAAACTCTGTCCATTGATAGAGAGATGGACTCTGATACAGATGTCGAATTATCACCGAGGTCAGTGTCAATTTACAACAATGGGGATTGAAAGACTCGTATAGAGTCAAAACAATTATGAATGACCTATAAAAACATTGACTGTCCCATAATGCAGTATTTTCAACGTGAAATGGATTTTGTTTTGCAATAATCTCAACCATCTCAGGCAGGAATCCAATCCTAGGACCTATTGGGTATAATCGGATGCATCAGTAAACCCTGCGCAAGAGTCTTTAAAGCTTTTGGATCTTTAACCATATCACTAACCCTTTTTATCAATACCTAGGGATGAAAGAACAGCCCACGTGAACATTCACCAGGAGTTCCTGCGGCGGCCGGAGCGGCAGCAGGTCACGTGGAGCACCAGGTACCTGCAGCCCGAGCGTGATGATGAGAAGACCCTCGTCAGGAGAGCTGATGATCTTACTGACCGGGTGTGTACCAACCAGAGATGGCGGCGAAAACACAGTCGTCTTTTGagtcataataaaattataattaggacctgtttcacaatgtctgagTTACGGCTATCCgtggaataaaatacttcTTGTCAGGTAGCCATTACGAGACGTTAAATTTCATCAGTGTCTGAACATGGTTACTGTACAGATAGTATAATTATCTGAAAGGGGGTGATAGTGAAAGAGAGtatcattctgaacaacttttgtactacgagttttggatttttaccctttttgcaacactttgTATACTGCTGTATACCTATGCTTAAAATAAATCcaactgaaaatatttatgttctttCAAAAAGTAACATTATTCCATCGAACGCTTTTTCTGGTAAAACTCTCAATTATGTTTCGTATTCGATATATTAATTGAGCCGCGTTGACAATGAATGGCGAGGTCAATTTGGAAGTAATTGTTTGCCCATGCAATGTATTCACAATGTGTTCATACTTCGTTTTGTTGCGGATTTGGTGTAttaattgatttattatttttggtaaTACGGGTATAATTCATAATGGTTAGTTGCAGGATCGATACAGTTATATGCAATGTAGAGATTTATTTTACCTAATAATTAGACTGCACTTAATCATTCTTAATTACTTATCACATATTTTACAGATCGCAGAAGAGTTCTGCCAATATATGAAAGAATTGGGAGGTGACCAGCAATCGCAGCTATTCACCCCAAAAGCTATCAAAGAACTGTTTCAGGTAAGCAATATTCATTATGATTTAATATTGGAcacaattttgttttaattattttcattaaattcaGTCCATT
This window encodes:
- the LOC125489327 gene encoding uncharacterized protein LOC125489327 yields the protein MERDLINTSEVPGERVTSTYAEIYLQQEHFCETNVKGEEVIIAGESSQIDHDLMETNSNWESPSDALITLVDLKPPFTSKFIRGKTHQGILSIGDSVLQAEREKWLNKLNKLIEENNAVCEYILQHEKEKIIERLTETYKNIFNEKRMIMTEQLDYFYEKSLDDLEEHIKSELRHVLLSAHSNMISDMDIQINAKLLEEKKILNKILWDQYFSEMRKIIEYYKLLLDKEYYRRNKFIKRLVIERNNALNAFARHYEAETLTSTMYILASERKKCRIKTFLLNTYDSTVTQENMDTIKRQQEILKELKDKDVPLSQLNKQWEEKLEKILQLFLKFMSFCMQLLPEQTSFLLDLKTLMVLQLSELQKFPNETSNILVKEEDFENVFHFEKPSHLDPVCEARPFIIEGDSSDSINAQYGSRETLPSDVDLPLFRVQRKFIYAKCEHFNAVKAYLEKQRCKCRDPPVIGTQSIETLIDEEEKPSEVEEEEEHELLEPIIINDFSRLDGCPAISCRDWQNDLSFPHLNAYLDFTDKKYERVKAMLGNKHSDVVMPELLDVKDIAYQELPFSETVDKTYNKATQYSSQEDISPPACTCTNNDVDNRSVRSSETPVELPEMFQPDHTDKIVNDALKKRRLSLLRLIKENSKIAKIFTDIEEDYDYVM
- the LOC105398043 gene encoding uncharacterized protein LOC105398043, which encodes MEHEIFATNLRISKTCRTVKSSKYESGTAHLDNKQYWDTVFTELDGSSRTPSPDDESRRMAEVLPKNLYEKVCRTLNIPMSHGRDEDEVNISSVCEPRRKKKSPMLSYRKTLSIDREMDSDTDVELSPRDERTAHVNIHQEFLRRPERQQVTWSTRYLQPERDDEKTLVRRADDLTDRIAEEFCQYMKELGGDQQSQLFTPKAIKELFQVEFDTHVARSLKVDPRELPAVQERVAKISNAPEKSREAVLESEISNDIRAERRPDRLTGFGRGLPRSEQWAAPHNDTMNLWRSAKHVPKDLVTLKTVWEGITNLRSVKEYCRWMIRHPEHRRAPYLRSLGLFDPAVLQARLSAEPRPDPTPRPEPPVPIEAIKRRLSTLTGPS